A region from the Streptosporangium sp. NBC_01756 genome encodes:
- a CDS encoding SapB/AmfS family lanthipeptide: MVLLDLQSLEAPTGGGGGGGGSTLTVLGCESYKPSNLSLLLCH; this comes from the coding sequence ATGGTACTTCTCGACCTCCAGAGCTTGGAAGCCCCCACCGGCGGCGGTGGCGGCGGTGGCGGCAGCACGCTGACCGTCCTCGGCTGCGAGTCCTACAAGCCGAGCAACCTGAGCCTGCTGCTCTGCCACTAG
- a CDS encoding SapB/AmfS family lanthipeptide, giving the protein MVLLDLQTLETPGGHGGGGGGGSTLTVLGCESYKPSNLSLLLCH; this is encoded by the coding sequence ATGGTTCTTCTCGACCTCCAGACCCTGGAGACCCCTGGCGGCCACGGCGGCGGCGGCGGTGGCGGCAGCACCCTCACCGTCCTCGGCTGCGAGTCCTACAAGCCGAGCAACCTGAGCCTGCTGCTCTGCCACTAG
- a CDS encoding SapB/AmfS family lanthipeptide — translation MVLLDLQTLETPGGHGGGGGGGGSTLTVLGCQSNQPSNLSLLLCH, via the coding sequence ATGGTTCTTCTCGACCTCCAGACCCTGGAGACCCCTGGCGGCCACGGCGGCGGCGGCGGCGGTGGCGGCAGCACCCTCACCGTCCTCGGCTGCCAGTCCAACCAGCCGAGCAACCTGAGCCTGCTGCTCTGCCACTAG
- a CDS encoding ABC transporter ATP-binding protein, producing the protein MRTADRLVARTVRRGGPWLGVLAVASVIGACAELALPFVLGGAVDSLVAAEPAGRTWLAACVAIVTVTVLCDTLGVWGSGAVNAHTSAWLRHRILRHILGVGPAMTRRFPEGDLVTRAGVNAEEAGRAPEAIVTGTALLIPTAGSLVALTLIDFRLTLTLAVGLVLIALVLRAFFHVSTSIAGDYQEAQSDIAARLVDALAGARTIAAAGTAAQERSRVLTALPRLRAHAMAMWRANARAGVQAGVVVPLLEVAVLGVGGLRLASGDLTVGELYSAARYVVLGAGLGAALSHVNRLARARAAAGRVVEMLAERPRTYGVRPLPAGPGTLKLYGVTADGLGGTGGVDLVVPGGCSVAVVGRSGAGKSLLAALAGRLADPLSGTVTLDGVPLPGLSPQALRQAVGYAFERPVLVGDTIGDVIGLGLDAPCPETVRTAARAACADDFVRRLPRGYDTPVEDAPMSGGERQRIGLARAFAHGERLLVLDDATSSLDTVTERQVGRALAGELRGRTRLIVAHRVATAAAADRVVWLDGGRVRAYDTHLALWDDPAYRAVFAVDAP; encoded by the coding sequence GTGCGGACGGCAGATCGGCTGGTGGCCCGGACCGTACGGCGTGGCGGCCCCTGGCTGGGTGTCCTCGCCGTCGCCTCCGTCATCGGCGCGTGCGCCGAACTGGCGCTCCCGTTCGTCCTGGGCGGAGCGGTCGACAGTCTCGTCGCGGCCGAACCGGCGGGCAGAACCTGGCTGGCCGCCTGCGTCGCGATCGTGACCGTGACGGTGCTCTGCGACACGCTCGGCGTCTGGGGCTCCGGAGCGGTCAACGCCCACACCTCGGCATGGCTCCGGCACCGGATCCTGCGGCACATCCTCGGGGTAGGCCCCGCGATGACCCGCCGGTTCCCCGAAGGCGACCTGGTCACCCGGGCAGGTGTGAACGCCGAGGAGGCGGGACGGGCGCCTGAGGCGATCGTCACCGGGACGGCGCTGCTCATCCCCACGGCGGGCAGCCTCGTGGCACTCACCCTCATCGACTTCCGGCTGACCCTGACCCTGGCCGTGGGTCTCGTCCTCATCGCGCTCGTGCTCCGGGCGTTCTTCCACGTGAGCACCTCCATCGCCGGTGACTACCAGGAGGCGCAGAGCGACATCGCCGCCCGCCTGGTCGACGCCCTGGCGGGGGCCCGGACGATCGCCGCGGCGGGCACCGCCGCCCAGGAGAGGTCACGGGTGCTGACCGCGCTCCCCCGGCTGCGCGCACACGCCATGGCCATGTGGCGGGCCAACGCCCGAGCCGGCGTCCAGGCCGGCGTCGTGGTGCCGCTGCTGGAGGTGGCGGTGCTGGGCGTGGGCGGGCTGCGCCTGGCGAGCGGTGACCTCACGGTCGGCGAACTGTACTCCGCCGCCCGTTACGTCGTGCTCGGAGCCGGCCTCGGAGCCGCGCTGAGCCACGTCAACCGCCTGGCACGGGCACGGGCGGCCGCGGGCCGCGTCGTCGAGATGCTCGCCGAGAGACCGCGGACGTACGGCGTGCGACCGCTGCCCGCCGGCCCCGGCACCCTGAAGCTGTACGGCGTCACCGCTGACGGTCTGGGCGGCACCGGCGGCGTCGACCTCGTCGTCCCCGGCGGCTGCTCGGTGGCCGTGGTCGGCCGGTCCGGCGCCGGAAAATCACTGCTCGCCGCCCTCGCGGGCCGGCTGGCCGATCCTCTCAGCGGGACGGTCACCCTGGACGGCGTCCCCCTGCCCGGCCTCTCCCCGCAGGCACTACGCCAGGCCGTCGGCTACGCCTTCGAACGCCCCGTCCTGGTCGGCGACACCATCGGCGACGTCATCGGCCTCGGCCTCGACGCCCCCTGCCCGGAGACCGTACGAACGGCCGCCCGCGCGGCATGCGCCGACGACTTCGTCCGGCGGTTGCCGAGAGGCTACGACACCCCGGTCGAGGACGCCCCGATGTCCGGCGGGGAGAGGCAGCGGATCGGCCTGGCCCGCGCCTTCGCGCACGGGGAGCGCCTGCTCGTCCTGGACGACGCCACCTCCAGCCTGGACACCGTCACCGAGCGCCAGGTCGGCAGGGCCCTCGCCGGTGAGCTGCGCGGCCGTACCCGCCTGATCGTGGCCCACCGGGTCGCGACCGCCGCAGCGGCCGACCGGGTGGTCTGGCTGGACGGTGGCCGGGTGCGCGCCTACGACACCCACCTCGCGTTGTGGGACGACCCCGCCTACCGGGCGGTCTTCGCCGTGGACGCCCCGTGA
- a CDS encoding ABC transporter ATP-binding protein, with translation MNRPPLPQAGPVNRPIRRALRRAPRPLLRLGVWSVAETAPALVIGLAIARAIDEGFAAGRPGTGFAWLAVLGGAWLVAAVGARQVVLAVASIVEPFREELLGHVVESTLNRSAASGQGPDTAAVARSNLQVELARDAFASVITVVRSFVFTVVSVVLGLTTLIPQVLVLVLPPFVVGLGLFLLSLPAMARRQRAFLLADERTAESVTAMAGGLRDIAACVAHDRVADRVGLRVAEQAGAGRSLARVTAVRTLSLAVGGWLPVLLVLAGTPWLLGQGAGAGVILGALAYITQSLAPALGNLVEGLGISGVRLRVSLGRILRADDPGRPPIGTDTARDAEILLSGVTFAYGPHAEPVIADLDLHIPEGEHIAVVGPSGIGKSTLAALVTGVLRPDAGQILIGGVPADRLDPAQRVLIPQEAYVFRGSLLENLTYLTPASRDAVDDAATAVGLTAVVTRLGGYSAEIDAGMLTPGERQLVALTRAYLTSARLVILDEATCHLDPAAEARAEEAFTRRGGTLLVIAHRLTSALRARRILVMDGTSVRSGGHEEMLAASPLYADLVGHWNPTTTQELVP, from the coding sequence GTGAACCGCCCCCCGCTCCCGCAGGCGGGCCCGGTGAACCGCCCGATCCGCCGGGCTCTCCGGCGTGCTCCGCGCCCGCTGCTCCGGCTCGGTGTCTGGTCCGTCGCGGAGACCGCGCCCGCTCTCGTCATCGGCCTCGCCATCGCGCGGGCGATCGACGAGGGTTTCGCCGCCGGGCGGCCGGGCACCGGCTTCGCCTGGCTGGCCGTACTCGGCGGCGCGTGGCTGGTGGCCGCCGTCGGGGCGCGGCAGGTCGTACTGGCGGTCGCCTCGATCGTGGAGCCGTTCCGGGAGGAGCTGCTCGGCCATGTCGTCGAGAGCACACTGAACCGGTCGGCCGCGTCCGGGCAGGGGCCGGACACGGCGGCCGTGGCCCGGTCGAACCTGCAGGTCGAGCTGGCCCGTGACGCGTTCGCCTCGGTCATCACGGTCGTCAGGTCCTTCGTCTTCACCGTGGTGAGCGTGGTGCTCGGGCTGACGACGTTGATTCCCCAGGTGCTCGTGCTGGTGCTGCCGCCGTTCGTCGTCGGTCTCGGTCTCTTCCTGCTCTCACTCCCGGCCATGGCGCGGCGGCAGCGGGCGTTCCTGCTGGCCGACGAGCGCACCGCCGAGTCGGTCACCGCCATGGCCGGCGGGTTGCGCGACATCGCCGCCTGCGTGGCGCACGACCGGGTGGCCGACCGGGTCGGCCTGCGGGTGGCGGAGCAGGCCGGGGCCGGGCGGTCACTCGCCCGGGTGACCGCGGTCCGCACACTGTCACTGGCGGTGGGCGGCTGGCTGCCGGTGCTGCTCGTGCTGGCCGGCACTCCCTGGCTGCTGGGTCAGGGTGCCGGAGCCGGTGTGATCCTCGGCGCCCTGGCCTACATCACGCAGTCACTGGCTCCGGCACTCGGCAACCTCGTGGAGGGGCTGGGCATCAGCGGGGTACGGCTACGCGTGTCGCTCGGCCGCATCCTGCGGGCGGACGACCCCGGCCGCCCGCCGATCGGGACGGACACCGCCCGGGACGCGGAGATCCTGCTGAGCGGTGTGACGTTCGCCTACGGACCGCACGCGGAGCCGGTGATCGCCGATCTCGATCTCCACATCCCCGAGGGGGAGCACATCGCCGTGGTGGGCCCCAGCGGGATCGGCAAGTCCACCCTGGCCGCGCTCGTCACCGGTGTGCTCCGGCCGGACGCGGGACAGATCCTGATCGGCGGTGTCCCGGCCGACCGGCTCGACCCGGCCCAGCGGGTGCTCATCCCCCAGGAGGCCTACGTCTTCCGGGGCTCACTCCTGGAGAACCTGACCTACCTGACCCCGGCGTCCCGGGACGCCGTGGACGACGCCGCGACCGCGGTCGGCCTGACCGCGGTGGTGACCCGGCTGGGCGGCTATTCCGCCGAGATCGACGCCGGCATGCTGACCCCGGGTGAGCGCCAGCTCGTCGCGCTGACCCGCGCCTACCTGACCTCCGCCCGCCTGGTGATCCTCGATGAGGCGACGTGTCATCTGGACCCGGCGGCCGAGGCGCGGGCCGAAGAGGCGTTCACCCGCCGCGGAGGCACCCTGCTCGTCATCGCCCACCGGCTGACCTCGGCGCTGCGCGCCCGGCGGATCCTCGTCATGGACGGCACGAGCGTCCGGTCGGGAGGGCACGAGGAGATGCTCGCCGCCTCGCCGCTCTACGCCGACCTGGTCGGGCACTGGAACCCCACGACCACCCAGGAGCTGGTGCCGTGA
- a CDS encoding prolyl oligopeptidase family serine peptidase, with amino-acid sequence MIYPPAEWQPIVDRLHGHAVPDPYRWLEDPASAATGSWLAAQDELWRSHADTLAERDGWHARVSELTGAGTVSPPLWRGGRRFFLRCTAGQEHGVLYTAGPDGTEVPLIDPAELDPSGLTTLDQWHPDPDGRLLAYQLSRSGDEHAELYVMDVGTRQVVDGPIDRCRHAPVAWLPDGKAFFYVRSRQVRLHRLGTPAEEDGVVCAADRSYGLGISHDGRWLTVSAAAAGGNDLWLADLSVSGPDRPALRVVQEGAGAVTAPAVGPDGRLYLLTTLGAPRGRLCVADPEHPEPDHWVGLVGPDPEAVIGDFAILDDAVLLVGWTRHAISEISVHDLGTGERRGQVPLPGLGSAGRMSVRPGGGHEVWFTYTDSVTPGGVRRYDARTGETSSWAAAPGAVEVPELSARRLVYASADGTPVRMVVLARPGTGPRPTILYGYGGFGLSLTPTYSSYILPWVEAGGVFVLAQLRGGGEEGEQWHRAGMLDRKQNVFDDFVAAAERLIADGVTTPAQLGACGESNGGLLVGAAVTQRPDLFAAAVCSAPLLDMVRYERSGLGPSWRSEYGSASDPEQLGWLLGYSPYHRVKDGVDYPATLLTSFGGDSRVDPMHARKMCAALQHATSGSRPILLRHENDVGHGSRAVSRSVGLAADMLAFLAARTGLRRSQFTSR; translated from the coding sequence GTGATCTACCCTCCCGCCGAGTGGCAGCCGATCGTCGACCGTCTTCACGGTCATGCCGTGCCCGATCCCTACCGGTGGCTGGAAGACCCGGCGAGCGCCGCGACAGGGAGCTGGCTGGCCGCCCAGGACGAGCTGTGGCGCAGCCACGCCGACACGCTCGCCGAACGCGACGGGTGGCACGCCCGGGTGTCGGAGCTCACCGGCGCCGGAACGGTCAGCCCGCCGCTCTGGCGCGGAGGGCGCCGGTTCTTCCTGCGCTGCACGGCGGGACAGGAACACGGGGTGCTCTACACCGCCGGGCCGGACGGGACCGAGGTGCCGCTGATCGACCCTGCGGAGCTCGACCCCAGCGGGCTGACCACGCTGGACCAGTGGCATCCCGATCCGGACGGCCGGCTGCTGGCCTACCAGCTGTCCAGGAGCGGTGACGAGCACGCGGAGCTCTATGTGATGGACGTCGGCACCCGGCAGGTGGTCGACGGTCCCATCGACCGCTGCCGTCACGCACCCGTGGCATGGCTTCCGGACGGGAAGGCGTTCTTCTACGTCCGGTCCCGCCAGGTCCGCCTGCACCGGCTCGGCACCCCGGCCGAGGAGGACGGGGTGGTCTGCGCGGCCGACCGGTCCTACGGTCTGGGGATCAGCCACGACGGCCGCTGGCTGACGGTGTCGGCGGCGGCCGCCGGCGGCAACGACCTCTGGCTGGCCGATCTGTCCGTCTCCGGCCCGGACCGCCCCGCGTTACGGGTGGTCCAGGAGGGGGCGGGCGCGGTGACCGCGCCCGCCGTCGGCCCCGACGGACGTCTGTATCTCCTCACCACGCTGGGTGCTCCCCGGGGCCGGCTGTGCGTCGCCGACCCCGAGCACCCCGAGCCGGACCACTGGGTCGGCCTGGTCGGCCCGGACCCCGAGGCGGTGATCGGCGACTTCGCGATCCTCGACGACGCGGTCCTGCTCGTCGGCTGGACCCGGCATGCGATCAGCGAGATCAGCGTCCACGACCTGGGCACCGGCGAGCGGCGCGGCCAGGTGCCGTTACCCGGTCTCGGCTCGGCCGGGAGGATGTCCGTCCGGCCCGGAGGCGGTCACGAGGTCTGGTTCACCTACACCGACAGCGTCACCCCGGGTGGCGTGCGCCGCTACGACGCGCGTACCGGCGAGACCTCGTCATGGGCCGCCGCACCCGGTGCCGTCGAGGTGCCGGAGCTCTCGGCCCGTCGGCTCGTCTACGCGTCGGCGGACGGCACGCCGGTGCGGATGGTCGTGCTGGCCCGGCCGGGGACCGGCCCCCGGCCGACGATCCTGTACGGCTACGGCGGGTTCGGGCTCTCGCTCACCCCCACCTACTCCAGCTACATCCTGCCCTGGGTGGAAGCCGGGGGCGTCTTCGTGCTGGCGCAGCTCCGCGGCGGCGGCGAGGAGGGTGAGCAGTGGCACCGTGCCGGAATGCTCGATCGCAAGCAGAACGTGTTCGACGACTTCGTGGCGGCGGCGGAACGGCTCATCGCCGACGGCGTGACCACCCCCGCGCAGCTGGGCGCCTGCGGCGAGTCGAACGGCGGGCTGCTGGTCGGCGCCGCGGTGACACAGCGGCCTGACCTGTTCGCCGCCGCGGTCTGCTCGGCCCCGCTGCTCGACATGGTCCGTTACGAACGCTCCGGCCTCGGCCCCTCCTGGCGGTCGGAGTACGGTTCGGCCTCCGATCCCGAGCAACTGGGCTGGCTGCTGGGCTACTCCCCCTACCACCGGGTCAAGGACGGGGTGGACTACCCCGCGACACTGCTGACCTCCTTCGGCGGCGACTCCCGGGTGGACCCCATGCACGCCCGCAAGATGTGCGCGGCCCTGCAACACGCGACGTCGGGCAGCCGGCCGATCCTGCTGCGCCACGAGAACGACGTCGGGCACGGCTCCCGGGCGGTCAGCCGGTCGGTCGGCCTGGCGGCCGACATGCTCGCCTTCCTCGCCGCGCGGACCGGCCTGCGGCGGTCTCAGTTCACGTCCCGGTAG
- a CDS encoding response regulator transcription factor: MISVLIAEDMHLVRGAMVALLSIEQDITVVGEVGHGDDVVPSCLACRPDIALIDIGLPGTDGLAAAAELHRRLPACKTVILTGLATPAALRRALDAGVRGFIVKDTPAGQLAECLRRVAAGERVIDPELAVAALNARRNPLTTRELEVLKVAAEGAPVSEIADRLFLSGGTVRNYLARILVKIGARTRVEAVTIAREAGWLWPDDAREIGLIRYRDVN; encoded by the coding sequence GTGATAAGCGTCCTTATCGCCGAGGACATGCATCTCGTCCGTGGAGCCATGGTCGCCCTGCTCTCCATCGAGCAGGACATCACGGTGGTCGGGGAGGTCGGCCACGGTGACGACGTGGTGCCCTCGTGTCTCGCCTGCAGGCCCGACATCGCGCTCATCGACATCGGCCTGCCCGGCACCGACGGCCTGGCCGCCGCCGCGGAGCTGCACCGCAGGCTTCCCGCGTGCAAGACGGTCATCCTGACGGGACTGGCGACCCCGGCGGCGCTGCGCCGGGCACTGGACGCCGGCGTGCGCGGATTCATCGTCAAGGACACCCCTGCGGGACAGCTCGCCGAATGCCTGCGCCGGGTGGCCGCCGGTGAGCGGGTCATCGACCCCGAGCTCGCCGTCGCCGCGCTCAACGCCCGGCGAAACCCCCTCACCACCCGCGAACTCGAGGTGCTCAAGGTCGCTGCGGAGGGGGCGCCGGTCAGTGAGATCGCCGACCGGCTCTTCCTGTCCGGCGGTACGGTCCGCAACTACCTGGCGCGGATCCTCGTCAAGATCGGCGCCAGGACGCGGGTGGAGGCGGTCACCATCGCCCGGGAGGCCGGTTGGCTGTGGCCGGACGACGCACGCGAGATCGGGTTGATCCGCTACCGGGACGTGAACTGA
- a CDS encoding cytochrome P450, whose translation MSAAPECEGLMLYNPFDHALQENPYPTYTRLRDEAPLYRNDELDFWALSRHTDVNAAFRDPALFSSAHGVTLEMWDPAAADLVGFLAMDPPRHTRMRALVSRGFTPARVAGLEPAVRAAARECLAPALEAGTFDFAGVVSAVPVYVISELLGVPREDRAEMLRLSEILITRHDGDTGIPQAFWDAGLALTTRYRELIAERRAEPRDDLVSALVMAEIDGDRLGDEEIVAVLSLIGIAGNESVTKLAANAWYQAWLHPGQRAIAWAGAITAWVEETLRYDGSAQMVARRLTCDTVLHGTEVPAGARVVLLGASANRDPRVFPHADRYDLTRDTGQALAFGSGPHFCLGAALARLQLRVVLEELVAAVDGYEIDEKGIAFVHSPNLRGFRALPTEVTLR comes from the coding sequence ATGTCCGCCGCGCCGGAATGCGAGGGCCTGATGCTCTACAACCCGTTCGACCACGCGCTGCAGGAGAACCCCTACCCCACCTACACGCGGCTCCGGGACGAGGCTCCGCTCTACCGCAACGACGAACTGGACTTCTGGGCGCTGTCCCGGCACACCGATGTCAACGCCGCGTTCCGCGATCCGGCCCTGTTCTCCAGCGCCCACGGCGTCACCCTGGAGATGTGGGACCCCGCCGCGGCCGACCTGGTGGGGTTTCTCGCGATGGACCCGCCCCGCCACACCCGGATGCGGGCGCTGGTCTCCCGCGGCTTCACCCCCGCCCGGGTGGCCGGCCTGGAGCCCGCCGTACGCGCGGCCGCCCGCGAGTGCCTCGCGCCGGCGCTGGAGGCGGGCACGTTCGACTTCGCCGGAGTGGTTTCGGCGGTCCCGGTGTACGTCATCTCCGAACTGCTCGGCGTCCCGAGGGAGGACCGGGCGGAGATGCTGCGCCTGTCGGAGATCCTCATCACCCGCCACGACGGCGACACCGGGATACCGCAGGCGTTCTGGGACGCCGGACTCGCACTGACCACCCGCTACCGGGAACTGATCGCCGAGCGCCGGGCCGAGCCACGGGACGACCTCGTCAGCGCACTCGTCATGGCCGAGATCGACGGGGACCGGCTCGGCGACGAGGAGATCGTCGCCGTACTGTCGTTGATCGGCATCGCGGGCAACGAGTCGGTGACCAAGCTGGCGGCCAACGCCTGGTACCAGGCCTGGCTCCATCCCGGCCAGCGCGCGATCGCGTGGGCGGGGGCGATCACCGCGTGGGTGGAGGAGACGCTCCGCTACGACGGGTCCGCGCAGATGGTCGCCCGCCGGCTCACCTGTGACACCGTTCTGCACGGCACGGAGGTCCCGGCCGGCGCCCGAGTGGTGCTGCTCGGCGCCTCCGCCAACCGCGACCCGCGGGTGTTCCCGCACGCCGACCGCTACGACCTGACCCGCGACACCGGCCAGGCCCTCGCGTTCGGATCCGGCCCGCATTTCTGTCTCGGCGCGGCCTTGGCCCGTCTCCAGCTCAGGGTCGTGCTGGAGGAACTCGTCGCCGCGGTGGACGGCTACGAGATCGACGAGAAGGGCATCGCGTTCGTGCACTCCCCGAACCTGCGCGGCTTCCGTGCCCTGCCCACCGAGGTCACGCTCCGGTAG
- a CDS encoding SAM-dependent methyltransferase: MDFDTAKPHPARVYDWMIGGSENFPADREAARRILELNPDSRRSFVENRRFLGRVVRHLVDQGVRQFLDIGAGLPAGGNVHEVAHAVAPDTRVVYVDHDEIVLAHARALMARSDRVRIVGGDATRPQEILDAPVVRDFIDWSQPVGLLMVALLHFVSDADDPARIVTTFRDALPAGSFLAISHGGVEGWEDRKEQIRKASQAYVRTRDEIAGLFAGFELLEPGLVDLARWRPTDPGSGPAPTGLYGGVGRLATGA, encoded by the coding sequence ATGGACTTCGACACCGCCAAACCTCACCCGGCCCGCGTCTACGACTGGATGATCGGCGGCAGTGAGAACTTCCCCGCCGACCGGGAGGCCGCCCGGCGCATCCTGGAGCTCAATCCGGACAGCCGCAGGTCGTTCGTGGAGAACCGCCGGTTCCTCGGCAGGGTGGTGAGGCATCTCGTGGACCAGGGCGTCCGCCAGTTCCTCGACATCGGAGCAGGGCTGCCGGCCGGCGGCAACGTCCACGAGGTCGCCCACGCGGTCGCGCCCGACACCCGCGTCGTGTACGTCGACCACGATGAGATCGTGCTGGCGCACGCCCGTGCTCTGATGGCCCGCTCCGACAGGGTGCGAATCGTCGGTGGCGACGCCACCAGACCGCAGGAGATCCTGGACGCGCCGGTGGTGCGGGATTTCATCGACTGGTCCCAGCCGGTCGGCCTGCTGATGGTGGCGCTGCTGCACTTCGTCTCCGACGCCGACGATCCCGCCCGGATCGTGACCACGTTCCGGGACGCCCTCCCCGCCGGGAGCTTCCTGGCGATCTCCCACGGAGGGGTGGAGGGGTGGGAGGACCGCAAGGAGCAGATACGGAAGGCGTCGCAGGCCTATGTGCGCACCCGCGACGAGATCGCCGGCCTGTTCGCCGGGTTCGAGTTGCTGGAGCCGGGGCTGGTGGACCTGGCGCGGTGGCGTCCCACCGATCCCGGCTCCGGCCCCGCTCCCACCGGGCTGTACGGCGGAGTCGGCCGGCTCGCTACCGGAGCGTGA
- a CDS encoding helix-turn-helix domain-containing protein: MTVAGQEVCVASLADRLTEALRHRGYSTRRAARAVTDAGVQTTHVYIHQLSKGQRTNPTLEQLTALAVLLRVPLGWLVGDDIPSPFSSGDSGTALPDIEESPPRLVGKLDAGQRAVLGERLRLLREARGLSPAQAGDMVDVDERVVTSMENGVVEIETPLDDVEALLTLYGVTTRFQREAVLSIAGGRREPGWWDTPAIPLWVSATFGLEQRAELIRTYQLQFVPPLLQTAEYAAAAVLVSQNPCPPPELVEGAVGTTMRRQDALAAPGGPTLWAVVDEAVLMRCIAGRRAQVDQLSHLIDMAKQPHITLQVTRLASSYLPRSAPFTMFRFPDGDLVVSVHQFDNDFVLDGTAADAYHEAFARLTVAACRPEETVDVLTEARDGLRRLP; this comes from the coding sequence ATGACCGTTGCCGGACAGGAGGTATGCGTGGCGAGTCTCGCCGACCGGCTGACGGAGGCGCTGCGTCATCGCGGCTACTCCACGCGCAGGGCAGCGAGAGCCGTCACCGACGCGGGAGTACAGACCACTCACGTCTACATCCACCAGCTGAGCAAGGGCCAGCGGACCAATCCGACCCTGGAACAGCTCACAGCGCTCGCTGTGCTGCTCCGGGTGCCTCTGGGATGGCTTGTGGGGGATGACATCCCTAGCCCTTTCTCTTCCGGCGACAGCGGTACGGCTCTTCCCGATATCGAGGAGAGTCCGCCGCGCCTCGTCGGAAAGCTCGACGCCGGCCAGCGCGCTGTTCTGGGCGAGCGGCTGCGGCTCCTGCGGGAGGCGCGCGGGCTGTCTCCGGCGCAAGCCGGGGACATGGTCGACGTCGACGAGCGGGTGGTCACGTCCATGGAGAACGGCGTCGTCGAGATCGAGACCCCACTTGACGACGTCGAAGCGCTGCTCACCCTCTACGGCGTGACCACCCGCTTCCAGAGGGAGGCGGTTCTGTCGATCGCCGGTGGCCGGCGGGAGCCGGGCTGGTGGGACACGCCCGCCATCCCGCTGTGGGTGTCGGCGACGTTCGGTCTGGAACAGCGTGCGGAACTGATCCGGACCTACCAGCTCCAGTTCGTCCCTCCGTTGCTGCAGACCGCCGAGTACGCGGCGGCCGCGGTCCTCGTGTCCCAGAACCCCTGCCCGCCGCCGGAGCTGGTGGAAGGGGCGGTGGGGACGACGATGCGCCGGCAGGACGCGCTCGCCGCCCCCGGCGGCCCGACACTGTGGGCGGTCGTCGACGAGGCGGTCCTGATGCGGTGCATCGCCGGTCGCCGGGCACAGGTGGACCAGCTGAGTCATCTGATCGACATGGCGAAGCAGCCGCACATCACGTTGCAGGTGACGAGACTGGCGTCGTCCTACCTGCCCCGGTCGGCGCCGTTCACGATGTTCCGTTTCCCCGACGGGGACCTGGTGGTCTCGGTCCACCAGTTCGACAACGACTTCGTGCTGGACGGTACGGCCGCGGACGCCTACCACGAGGCGTTCGCCCGCCTGACGGTGGCGGCGTGCAGACCGGAGGAGACGGTCGACGTGCTCACCGAGGCGCGGGACGGGCTCCGCCGTCTGCCGTGA
- a CDS encoding PadR family transcriptional regulator: MGKQATEMLKGTLEGIVLAILSGRPAYGYEITAWLRDQGFSDIAEGTIYALLIRIEQRGLVDVQKVPSEKGPPRKVYSLNAQGGEYLDEFWRTWSFLTERLQQLREGGK; this comes from the coding sequence ATGGGCAAGCAGGCGACGGAGATGCTCAAGGGAACGCTGGAGGGCATCGTCCTGGCGATCCTGTCCGGCCGGCCCGCGTACGGCTACGAGATCACGGCGTGGCTGCGCGATCAGGGCTTCTCCGACATCGCCGAAGGCACCATCTACGCACTGCTCATCAGGATCGAGCAGCGCGGCCTCGTCGACGTGCAGAAGGTCCCGTCCGAGAAGGGGCCGCCGCGCAAGGTGTACTCCCTGAACGCTCAGGGAGGCGAGTACCTCGACGAGTTCTGGAGGACCTGGAGCTTCCTCACCGAACGGCTCCAACAGCTCCGCGAAGGAGGCAAGTAG
- a CDS encoding DUF1048 domain-containing protein, with protein sequence MDTGSSEPKSRYRQYLEVVTGPLEDKRRWRQYKARIKALPENYRTAVEALERYLMHFGPGDGSEAASMFEDLADLFEQSAADGTAIRDIVGEDPVEFVEAFVQNYPGGSWIRRERDRLSDAIDRVTGDQP encoded by the coding sequence ATGGACACAGGGTCGAGCGAGCCGAAGAGCCGCTACCGGCAGTACCTGGAGGTGGTCACCGGACCGCTGGAGGACAAGAGGCGCTGGCGGCAGTACAAGGCGCGCATCAAAGCGCTTCCCGAGAACTATCGCACGGCGGTCGAAGCGCTGGAGCGGTACCTGATGCACTTCGGGCCGGGGGACGGCTCCGAAGCGGCCTCGATGTTCGAAGACCTTGCCGATCTGTTCGAGCAGAGCGCGGCGGACGGAACTGCGATCCGCGACATCGTCGGCGAAGACCCCGTGGAGTTCGTCGAGGCGTTCGTGCAGAACTACCCGGGGGGTTCGTGGATCCGCCGGGAGCGGGACCGACTGAGCGACGCCATCGATCGCGTCACGGGCGACCAGCCGTGA